The Acanthochromis polyacanthus isolate Apoly-LR-REF ecotype Palm Island chromosome 5, KAUST_Apoly_ChrSc, whole genome shotgun sequence genome includes a window with the following:
- the LOC110953460 gene encoding LIM domain and actin-binding protein 1-like isoform X2, giving the protein MDRHELTHSSRPDKLEHQGPTSPRASFEKPTVPLNNLKMKFERAEDTNAKGGRTTIRSTSSEDMDHHSSLSVSDRGSLRDKVAKYQAAVSKQGTTRSDLASEVSAPKTSAPVNEKHTTAPECNGDGTEQPKAVRKFGPPVRETCIACLQTVYPLERLEAHKQVYHKSCFRCVHCSTKLSLGNFASLHGNIYCKPHFSQLFKSKGNYDEGFGHRPHKELWEPRADGDENQETVNKPKEQEEPAKVTRRAESISDTEPATTEETSPQVKVTDLTALLETSVETKASSGEKHQSAEKPAEKRRLKVAWPPPAGDGQSGAAPLSPLTEGVASSRSWRAKWPPEDEAPSSFQSSERAELKSLRRSSSLKERSRPFTVAAKPNPTTSVGPREPRRPLKALLEWRASFEEKTSSQGSSKEKKPEVQEVKQKEKKEQKMPETSSEATAAASETISENNMKSLPEKEEGDKQVQKGNSADDKMAVEEGSLRRLSPDVSPSPSPPLQPKQNRASQDVGFWEDDKEGSDADELSAEDIIKRNRYYEEEEEEDCES; this is encoded by the exons GGTGGCAGGACAACAATACGCAGTACTTCATCAGAGGACATGGACCACCACAGCA GTCTGTCTGTGTCAGACAGAGGGTCCCTGAGAGACAAGGTGGCCAAATACCAGGCTGCTGTTTCTAAACAAGGGACTACACGCTCT GATCTGGCTTCAGAGGTGTCTGCTCCAAAAACATCTGCACctgtaaatgagaaacacaCGACTGCCCCGGAGTGTAATG gagACGGCACCGAGCAACCCAAAGCAGTCAGA aagttCGGCCCTCCAGTGAGAGAGACCTGCATTGCTTGTCTGCAGACTGTGTATCCACTGGAGAGACTGGAGGCTCACAAGCAGGTCTACCACAAAAGCTGCTTCCGCTGTGTTCACTGCAGCACAAAGCTCAG TCTGGGAAACTTTGCCTCCCTGCATGGTAACATCTACTGCAAGCCCCATTTCAGTCAGCTGTTCAAATCCAAAGGCAACTATGATGAAGGCTTTGGCCACCGGCCCCATAAGGAGCTGTGGGAACCGCGAGCTGATGGAGATGAAAATCAGGAAACTGTGAATAAGCCAAAAGAACAAGAGGAGCCAGCGAAGGTGACACGTCGAGCTGAGAGTATCTCAGACACAGAGCCAGCCACGACTGAGGAAACGTCCCCACAGGTTAAGGTCACAGACCTTACTGCCTTATTGGAGACTAGCGTGGAAACCAAGGCAAGCTCTGGTGAGAAACATCAGTCTGCAGAGAAGCCAGCTGAGAAGCGCAGGCTGAAGGTCGCTTGGCCTCCTCCGGCTGGTGACGGTCAGTCTGGGGCAGCGCCACTCAGTCCGCTCACAGAGGGCGTTGCTTCAAGCCGATCCTGGAGAGCAAAGTGGCCTCCAGAGGATGAAGCACCGTCGTCTTTCCAGAGCTCAGAGCGGGCTGAACTGAAGAGCCTGAGGAGGAGCTCTTCTCTGAAGGAGCGCAGCCGACCATTTACAGTCGCTGCTAAACCCAATCCCACAACCAGTGTGGGTCCTAGAGAGCCTCGTCGCCCCCTCAAAGCCCTGCTGGAATGGAGAGCATCgtttgaagaaaaaacatcatcTCAAGGGTCTTCCAAAGAAAAGAAGCCTGAAGTCCAGGAagtaaaacaaaaggaaaagaaagaacagaagATGCCTGAAACATCAAGTGAAGCTACAGCAGCGGCAAGTGAGACCATCTCagagaacaacatgaagagtcTGCCTGAGAAAGAGGAAGGAGACAAACAAGTACAAAAAGGAAACTCGGCAGATGACAAGATGGCAGTGGAAGAGGGTTCTTTGAGAAGGCTTTCTCCTGATGTCTCACCTTCCCCTTCTCCCCCTTTACAGCCAAAACAGAACCGCGCCTCCCAGGATGTGGGCTTCTGGGAGGATGACAAAGAAGGAAGTGATGCTGACGAGCTGAGTGCAGAAGATATAATCAAGAGGAACCGCTAttatgaggaggaggaggaggaggactgtgAGTCATAG